A section of the Spirosoma pollinicola genome encodes:
- a CDS encoding outer membrane beta-barrel family protein yields the protein MIFTKGLDLNGFNGELSLTAGVGRYFKSNASLSLSLQTKKIQGSFLYAPNYRPTYFSWRSEQQLTDVRQSEQGFSRSQEFNRIDYVNHLLRTSWNWNIAKSASIGTVIQASQTAETDNPTSSIQYQLASKNSSVTQVDAVTQLKSTISNFALNLNARKEFSNPQTNLSADIDFAQYNNNSLSSATFTQNLPAFRAAEYVRVKYPNIVKIKTAKIDFSTPFLTKGQFQSGVKYSSITMSNLPTTEQYSPSFSQLEPLLSKSYRYQEQTSSAYSNFNYVWAHWSLQAGLRLEHTYYRGQSGPSTVISRDYTNLFPSLNLQYTTVKKYQYSASFNRRIIRPAFDLLNPAYIFYDPLTLYSGNPLLLPQLTTTVQATYLTPKRMNLTVVYSYSKNRIAEIIYRIDSSSATTLNYKINFDWEKRIAATYSVPIEITPSWQLLASVTGANSEFYSTFKDVPISTRQSTAIFRLSNTIKGKIWSANVNLTYRTRAVVGYMLYDPIWFLDLGVQRPLGPRATIKLAASDIFHTLIITNYGNYLNTNIIFHHKYESQRVLLTYAYRFGNSKAKTLKERSFGSDTEQERLGGDNKN from the coding sequence TTGATCTTCACAAAGGGGCTTGACTTAAACGGCTTTAACGGTGAGTTGAGCCTTACCGCTGGTGTAGGGCGCTATTTCAAAAGTAATGCTTCTCTAAGCTTGTCACTCCAGACTAAGAAAATTCAGGGTTCATTTTTGTATGCGCCTAACTACCGACCTACCTACTTTAGTTGGCGATCAGAACAGCAACTTACCGATGTACGCCAAAGTGAACAAGGCTTTTCGCGTAGTCAAGAGTTTAATAGAATCGACTATGTTAATCACTTATTACGAACTAGCTGGAATTGGAACATTGCAAAGTCTGCTTCAATCGGTACGGTTATACAGGCATCACAAACCGCTGAAACGGATAACCCTACATCATCTATCCAATATCAGTTAGCTTCCAAGAATTCTTCCGTAACACAAGTTGACGCTGTTACTCAACTCAAATCGACTATTTCAAATTTTGCCCTCAACCTGAATGCGAGAAAGGAATTTAGCAATCCTCAAACCAATTTGTCAGCAGATATAGATTTTGCTCAGTACAACAATAACTCACTTTCATCAGCCACTTTTACTCAAAACCTACCTGCCTTTCGAGCTGCTGAATATGTACGTGTTAAGTATCCCAACATAGTAAAGATAAAAACGGCTAAGATTGATTTTTCGACACCTTTTCTCACAAAGGGCCAATTTCAATCAGGAGTAAAATACAGTTCAATTACTATGAGTAATCTGCCAACTACCGAACAGTATTCACCGTCATTCTCTCAGTTAGAACCTTTGCTATCAAAATCGTATCGGTATCAAGAACAAACATCTTCAGCTTATAGCAATTTTAACTACGTCTGGGCGCATTGGTCTTTACAAGCTGGTTTAAGGCTTGAACACACCTACTACCGTGGTCAGTCTGGACCTTCAACCGTAATTAGCCGGGATTATACGAATCTATTCCCTTCATTGAACCTTCAATACACAACAGTTAAGAAGTACCAATACAGTGCATCGTTCAATCGTCGCATAATTCGTCCGGCTTTCGATTTGTTAAATCCGGCCTATATTTTTTATGATCCTTTAACCCTCTATTCGGGCAACCCACTACTACTGCCCCAGCTCACAACAACGGTCCAGGCTACCTATTTAACCCCCAAACGGATGAATTTAACAGTAGTGTATAGCTACAGTAAGAACCGTATTGCGGAGATTATTTATCGAATTGACTCAAGTTCAGCAACAACTCTTAACTATAAAATCAACTTTGATTGGGAAAAACGAATTGCGGCAACGTATTCTGTCCCTATTGAGATAACTCCTAGCTGGCAACTACTGGCATCTGTAACCGGGGCCAACTCTGAGTTTTACTCTACGTTCAAAGATGTGCCGATCTCGACCAGACAATCAACGGCTATCTTCCGGTTGAGTAACACGATTAAGGGTAAAATCTGGTCTGCTAATGTCAACCTCACCTACCGTACCAGAGCGGTTGTTGGTTACATGCTATATGACCCGATATGGTTTTTAGACTTGGGCGTTCAACGCCCACTTGGGCCAAGAGCAACCATTAAATTAGCGGCATCAGATATTTTTCATACGTTGATAATTACCAATTATGGCAACTATCTGAATACAAATATTATCTTCCATCACAAATACGAAAGTCAACGTGTATTGCTTACCTACGCCTATCGCTTTGGGAACTCCAAAGCTAAAACGCTTAAAGAGCGGTCATTTGGCTCAGATACAGAGCAGGAAAGGCTAGGGGGTGATAATAAAAATTAA
- a CDS encoding serine hydrolase → MNKKHWFLLFFLTHSYLSSLAQTPVFISDSLQAYIKRGMADWQIPGMAVAIVKDGEVIVSKGFGVLEVGKDSRVDENTLFFIASNTKLFTATDFALLDERKKLSLDDKVIKYLPDFRLADASTTQLVTIRDLLSHRIGTKNFQGDFMFWDTDLTRKDVLNRMRLLAAPNQFRQDFGYSNQGYVVASEIIPKISGMNWETFTESSLLKPLGMNRTFMLSAGADKRSNIALPYTTCCSADSKLTKLPFDNLDNLGPATGMLSSVSDLSRWMIMQLDSGRFDGKRILPWAVLEKTRVVNTLASTDKMKAFPLSYQFYCLGTGLFDYAGYYVYAHAGACSGFKSTTTLVPEKNLGIVVLTNQDNSNFHEALRFQILDAYLNVPYTNRHSYYLNRAKSKDQKSRDEIKGLTQRVEKKLKPKIPLLAYCGTYRNELYGTLSVALDTVKGRSGLTIHFEHHQSLIAQLDYMDGEEFRLTFSNPRFGIFPVSFTKANNQVESLEIKGTDFVDHDSYEFKKMNE, encoded by the coding sequence ATGAATAAAAAGCACTGGTTTCTATTATTCTTTTTGACGCACAGTTATTTATCAAGTTTGGCTCAAACGCCCGTTTTTATCTCTGATAGCTTACAGGCCTATATAAAAAGAGGCATGGCAGACTGGCAAATACCAGGCATGGCCGTTGCGATTGTCAAAGATGGTGAAGTAATTGTCAGTAAAGGCTTTGGCGTATTAGAGGTAGGCAAAGACAGCAGGGTAGATGAAAACACCCTGTTTTTCATTGCCTCAAATACTAAATTATTTACAGCTACAGACTTCGCCCTTTTAGATGAACGTAAAAAGCTTTCCTTAGACGATAAGGTCATTAAGTATCTTCCTGACTTCCGGTTAGCGGATGCGTCTACTACTCAACTGGTCACTATCAGGGATTTGCTATCCCATCGTATAGGGACAAAAAATTTTCAGGGAGATTTCATGTTTTGGGATACCGATTTAACGCGTAAGGACGTATTGAATCGAATGCGTTTGTTAGCAGCACCAAATCAATTTCGTCAGGATTTCGGCTATTCAAACCAGGGATACGTAGTAGCCTCTGAGATTATCCCTAAAATTAGCGGCATGAACTGGGAAACCTTTACCGAAAGCTCACTATTGAAACCCTTGGGCATGAATCGAACATTCATGCTCTCGGCGGGAGCCGATAAGCGTTCTAATATAGCCTTGCCCTATACTACCTGCTGTAGTGCAGACAGTAAACTCACAAAATTGCCCTTCGACAATCTCGACAATTTAGGACCCGCTACCGGTATGCTATCTAGCGTCAGTGATCTGTCCCGCTGGATGATCATGCAGCTTGATAGTGGTCGCTTTGACGGGAAACGTATTCTTCCTTGGGCCGTGTTAGAAAAAACACGTGTTGTCAATACACTTGCCAGCACGGACAAAATGAAGGCGTTCCCACTTTCTTATCAATTTTATTGCTTAGGTACTGGCCTTTTTGACTACGCGGGATACTACGTCTATGCCCATGCGGGAGCCTGTTCCGGTTTTAAAAGCACAACAACGTTAGTTCCGGAAAAAAATTTAGGCATTGTCGTCCTGACCAATCAAGACAATAGTAACTTTCATGAAGCACTACGTTTTCAAATTCTCGATGCTTATCTGAACGTGCCTTATACCAACCGTCACAGTTATTATTTGAACCGTGCCAAAAGCAAAGATCAAAAGAGCAGAGATGAAATTAAGGGGTTAACTCAACGTGTTGAAAAGAAATTAAAACCTAAAATTCCCTTACTGGCTTACTGCGGGACATACAGAAATGAGTTGTACGGTACGTTGTCAGTTGCACTCGATACGGTAAAGGGAAGATCAGGGCTGACCATTCATTTTGAACACCATCAAAGCCTTATTGCTCAACTAGACTACATGGATGGGGAAGAATTTAGGTTAACGTTTTCCAATCCAAGATTTGGAATTTTTCCGGTGTCGTTTACAAAGGCTAACAATCAAGTAGAAAGTCTGGAAATTAAGGGGACTGATTTCGTTGACCACGATTCATACGAGTTCAAAAAAATGAATGAGTAA
- a CDS encoding IS3 family transposase: MKKGGQHLLQGRREVFRFIKEHTNEFPVEKMCKVLNVSSSGYYYWRKHPIGKRQLNQDKLINRIRQVHTQSQSRYGSPRIADELREQGVKASRNRIARLMHKAGIRSIMYKKYRVQTTESNHNYPVAKNLLNREFTADKPGQKWVSDLTYIATGQGWLYLTVILDLADRKVVGWALSDSMKAVDTSVAALRMAFKNRVIDDQLLFHSDRGIQYACTEFKDELKHLPVEQSMSRKGNCWDNAVAESFFKTLKCEMVNHTYFATRAAARLATFEYIEGWYNRRRKHSVLNYRTPSQQESYFYTSSMAA; encoded by the coding sequence ATTAAAAAAGGCGGTCAGCATCTTCTCCAAGGGCGACGGGAGGTATTCCGATTTATAAAGGAACATACCAACGAATTTCCCGTTGAGAAGATGTGTAAAGTGCTGAATGTGAGCAGTAGTGGTTATTACTATTGGCGTAAACATCCGATTGGGAAGAGGCAACTGAATCAAGATAAGTTGATCAACCGCATCCGACAAGTGCATACCCAAAGCCAATCGCGCTACGGCAGTCCCCGGATTGCGGATGAACTCCGCGAGCAGGGAGTGAAAGCCTCCCGTAACCGCATTGCCAGACTCATGCATAAGGCAGGTATTCGTAGCATCATGTATAAAAAGTATCGGGTGCAGACTACGGAATCAAATCATAATTACCCAGTGGCTAAAAACCTGCTAAATAGGGAGTTTACGGCCGATAAACCAGGGCAAAAGTGGGTGTCAGACCTCACTTATATCGCCACTGGTCAGGGTTGGCTCTATCTAACCGTGATTTTGGATCTGGCCGACCGAAAAGTGGTTGGTTGGGCCTTGAGCGATAGTATGAAAGCGGTGGATACGAGTGTAGCAGCCTTACGTATGGCCTTCAAAAACCGAGTAATAGATGATCAGCTTCTGTTTCATTCAGACCGTGGCATCCAATATGCCTGCACTGAATTTAAGGATGAACTAAAGCACTTACCGGTTGAGCAAAGTATGAGCCGAAAAGGAAATTGTTGGGATAATGCGGTTGCCGAGAGTTTTTTTAAGACCCTCAAGTGCGAGATGGTCAACCATACTTATTTTGCGACGCGGGCAGCAGCCCGGTTAGCAACCTTCGAGTATATCGAGGGTTGGTACAATCGCCGACGGAAACATTCGGTATTGAATTATCGCACGCCCAGTCAGCAAGAATCTTATTTTTACACTTCCTCAATGGCCGCCTAA
- a CDS encoding transposase, which yields MVKRRVFDIAFKEMAVELSYVKGSIQEAARELDIDPGRISKWRQRPKKNDQPLPANTALTDEQQQIRRLQRELREAQMERDILKKAVSIFSKGDGRYSDL from the coding sequence ATGGTTAAACGACGTGTGTTTGACATAGCATTTAAAGAAATGGCCGTCGAGTTATCGTATGTAAAAGGATCAATTCAAGAGGCCGCCCGCGAATTGGACATCGATCCGGGACGAATCAGTAAATGGAGGCAACGGCCAAAAAAAAACGATCAACCGTTGCCTGCCAATACCGCACTTACTGATGAACAGCAACAGATCAGGAGGTTGCAACGGGAGCTTCGAGAAGCTCAGATGGAACGCGATATATTAAAAAAGGCGGTCAGCATCTTCTCCAAGGGCGACGGGAGGTATTCCGATTTATAA
- a CDS encoding IS110 family RNA-guided transposase, producing the protein MDCSNQYRYFIGVDVSKSELDFAVVEANQVLFHVEVSNDKKGIQAFFRQLKDLNQGEIKHSLFCLEHTGIYNNPLLSFLFQKQASVWVEKATQIRESMGVSRTKNDKVDAIKIARYAYKNREDVQLWHHKRDVIEQLDRLTAMRKRIVSAIHMLKVPLNESAEFVTKKASRSDTKACTHSLLALQKDLKGVDIAIKQVIKSDPALHELFEIVTSIKGVGITVATEVIITTNEFKDITDPKKFACYAGVVPFEQSSGRKRGKPQVSRIANKKVKALLHLAALSASRHSEEFQTYFDRKVSEGKNKMLVLNNIRNKIVLRIFACVRRGQKYENFYPSPVV; encoded by the coding sequence ATGGATTGCTCAAATCAGTATCGCTATTTTATTGGCGTTGACGTATCAAAAAGTGAGTTAGACTTTGCGGTGGTCGAAGCAAATCAAGTACTTTTTCATGTCGAAGTCAGCAATGACAAAAAAGGAATCCAAGCCTTCTTTCGCCAGCTCAAGGATTTGAACCAAGGTGAGATTAAGCATAGTCTTTTCTGTCTCGAGCATACCGGAATTTATAACAATCCACTCTTATCATTTCTATTTCAAAAACAAGCGTCCGTCTGGGTGGAGAAGGCTACCCAAATTCGGGAAAGCATGGGCGTGAGTCGAACCAAGAACGATAAAGTAGATGCTATCAAAATTGCCCGTTATGCTTATAAAAATAGGGAAGACGTGCAGCTATGGCATCATAAACGAGATGTGATTGAACAATTAGATCGGTTAACCGCTATGCGCAAACGAATAGTGAGTGCTATCCATATGCTTAAAGTACCACTCAACGAATCGGCCGAGTTCGTCACTAAGAAGGCATCAAGGAGCGATACCAAGGCCTGCACTCATTCATTACTTGCCCTGCAAAAAGACCTGAAAGGAGTCGATATTGCTATTAAGCAAGTCATCAAGTCTGATCCAGCATTGCATGAATTATTTGAAATTGTTACTTCCATCAAGGGCGTTGGTATTACAGTAGCCACTGAAGTCATCATTACGACCAATGAGTTTAAAGATATTACCGATCCTAAAAAGTTTGCCTGCTACGCTGGAGTCGTCCCTTTTGAGCAGAGTTCGGGTCGCAAACGAGGGAAACCTCAGGTCAGTCGGATTGCCAACAAAAAGGTAAAGGCACTCTTGCACTTGGCGGCTTTATCAGCCAGTCGTCACTCGGAAGAATTTCAGACCTACTTTGACCGCAAAGTATCGGAAGGCAAAAACAAGATGTTAGTGCTCAACAACATTCGTAATAAAATTGTATTGCGCATTTTCGCTTGCGTCCGGCGAGGTCAGAAATATGAAAATTTTTATCCTTCCCCTGTTGTTTGA
- a CDS encoding DUF4249 family protein, with amino-acid sequence MAAGECSLTQFSEHSLSRTADYSSTSLNLLETGALVTIGDTLGNQEVLQQQTPGVYRTKPGDFQGVVGRSYKLLIQTKDGTLYESDPERLKDCPPIDRLYYEYQYDPIALTNDKANLWNVFVDTKDLATTGDFYRWEWTHYQFLDYCATVTGNPSTGISCCRNCWDITHCYSNCVNIASDIAINGHSISRQPIPQVTYDGGNLIF; translated from the coding sequence GTGGCTGCGGGGGAGTGCTCGCTGACACAGTTCAGCGAGCACTCCCTAAGCCGAACGGCTGACTACTCCTCAACCAGTCTCAATTTGTTGGAAACCGGAGCGTTGGTGACAATAGGGGATACGCTGGGCAATCAGGAAGTGTTACAGCAACAAACCCCTGGCGTTTACAGGACGAAACCAGGGGATTTCCAGGGAGTCGTTGGGCGCAGCTACAAATTGCTGATTCAAACCAAGGATGGAACCCTATATGAATCCGATCCCGAACGCTTGAAAGACTGTCCGCCCATTGATCGACTTTACTATGAATATCAATATGATCCCATCGCGTTGACCAATGACAAGGCCAATCTGTGGAATGTGTTCGTCGACACCAAAGACCTGGCTACTACAGGTGATTTTTATCGCTGGGAGTGGACCCATTATCAATTTCTAGATTATTGCGCCACCGTGACAGGTAATCCAAGTACGGGTATCAGTTGTTGTCGAAATTGCTGGGATATTACCCACTGTTACAGCAACTGTGTTAATATCGCTTCGGATATAGCTATTAATGGTCATTCGATTAGTCGGCAGCCGATTCCTCAAGTCACGTATGATGGGGGCAACCTTATTTTTTGA
- a CDS encoding glutaminyl-peptide cyclotransferase gives MCLACSLKKVDIKENVLNGIAYRPQEADLYITGKNWPTLYKLKVDGLFKLKRKTTIALR, from the coding sequence TTGTGCCTGGCTTGTTCACTAAAAAAAGTAGATATCAAAGAAAATGTCTTGAATGGGATTGCTTACCGGCCTCAAGAAGCTGACTTATACATAACGGGTAAAAATTGGCCTACCCTTTACAAGCTAAAAGTAGATGGCCTATTTAAACTTAAGCGAAAGACTACTATCGCACTTCGATAA
- a CDS encoding toprim domain-containing protein, producing the protein MSTQPQEAQRTNRQDAYDRRVAEERSLTDRYKSDINLVTYLIDQGWQPIKGKHGKNWAALEEESTGRKITVHRVQETGHYAYKSFQDNRDRGTIINMVSNKLNLDLGSRDGWKQLHAHLSPLVGNVYTSHESIRPIGLKDIRRLDETTTARLLNIEPLHQRNWLYSRHIDDKTIDAPEFKGQIVQRPFETKNGYTGINTAFPMRNMEHIVTLNTRNASHNMLVSPKHDSVWLSNVIPGVKPREIVITENPIDALSHYQLHPPRQAGDRLYVSTGGQPGGLQLPTLQKIIDTIKPERFILANDNDFSGIRFNIQYMGSLKLPGQPDQTWQAYMTEGNQKTGNPNQLRLTLPKGVESPPGKSPDELTQRIVSVMNQGHLVDETKAKVKVGKTYLGDTEITVDIPNNRPMLIRAENLTKEIRLTDNHFYVNRSVEKDFNDDLKVKADKIQQEIDKIRANRPENRQHEPITLQPEWLVKLQSQFKNDPAAIANQKSTVKVGPTGLPLHQYEKGAVNNELPKDGAKRIRKDTPATVPQNSQTVPPSGKPVDPKEGVKPAVTTDKPVPANRIRRS; encoded by the coding sequence ATGTCAACTCAACCGCAGGAAGCCCAACGAACCAACCGACAAGATGCTTACGATCGTCGGGTTGCCGAGGAGCGTTCACTCACCGATCGGTATAAATCGGATATCAATTTAGTGACTTACCTCATTGATCAGGGCTGGCAGCCGATTAAGGGGAAACACGGTAAAAACTGGGCGGCTCTGGAAGAGGAATCCACCGGGCGTAAGATCACCGTGCACCGGGTACAGGAAACCGGACATTATGCCTATAAATCGTTTCAGGATAACCGCGACCGGGGAACGATCATCAACATGGTATCCAATAAATTAAACCTGGATCTGGGGAGCCGGGATGGTTGGAAACAGTTACATGCTCACCTTAGCCCCCTGGTCGGTAATGTCTATACGTCCCATGAGTCGATCCGGCCCATTGGCTTGAAAGACATTCGTCGGCTGGATGAGACAACAACGGCCAGACTGCTTAATATCGAGCCACTGCACCAACGCAACTGGTTATATAGTCGTCATATTGACGACAAGACCATCGATGCGCCAGAATTCAAAGGCCAGATCGTGCAACGCCCGTTTGAGACGAAAAACGGCTATACCGGCATCAACACGGCCTTCCCGATGCGTAATATGGAACACATCGTGACCCTTAACACGCGCAATGCCAGTCATAATATGCTCGTCTCTCCCAAGCACGATAGTGTCTGGTTATCCAACGTTATTCCCGGCGTAAAACCCCGGGAAATTGTTATTACCGAAAACCCTATCGACGCCCTGTCTCACTACCAGCTACATCCGCCTCGTCAAGCCGGCGATCGGCTTTATGTATCGACAGGAGGGCAGCCCGGTGGTCTGCAACTGCCTACGTTGCAAAAAATCATTGATACCATAAAACCAGAACGATTCATCTTAGCTAACGATAATGACTTCTCGGGGATACGCTTTAATATTCAATACATGGGTAGCCTGAAATTACCTGGTCAACCGGACCAGACCTGGCAAGCGTATATGACGGAGGGCAATCAAAAGACAGGCAATCCAAATCAGCTACGTTTAACCTTGCCTAAGGGCGTGGAATCCCCTCCGGGTAAATCACCCGATGAGCTAACCCAGCGAATTGTTTCGGTTATGAATCAGGGCCATTTAGTTGACGAGACGAAAGCTAAAGTTAAAGTGGGGAAAACGTATTTGGGCGATACTGAAATTACTGTCGATATTCCCAATAACAGACCGATGTTGATACGGGCGGAAAATCTAACCAAAGAAATCCGCCTAACGGACAATCACTTTTACGTGAACCGCTCGGTGGAGAAAGATTTTAATGATGACTTAAAAGTAAAAGCCGATAAGATTCAGCAGGAAATTGACAAAATAAGAGCTAACCGACCTGAGAACCGGCAACATGAACCCATTACGCTTCAACCCGAGTGGCTAGTAAAATTACAGTCTCAATTCAAAAACGACCCGGCTGCCATAGCCAATCAAAAATCAACCGTGAAGGTTGGGCCAACGGGATTACCGCTGCATCAATATGAGAAGGGAGCTGTCAATAATGAATTACCAAAAGATGGAGCCAAGCGAATTCGGAAAGATACACCAGCAACAGTGCCGCAAAATTCACAAACAGTCCCTCCATCGGGTAAGCCCGTCGATCCCAAAGAAGGAGTGAAGCCAGCGGTCACTACCGATAAGCCAGTACCAGCAAATCGAATAAGACGGTCGTAA
- a CDS encoding DUF3945 domain-containing protein, translating to MRPVLAAHLDLSSNLVSAPVGLEIKKLLDGKQTNIIPLKDGDAAKLSVINHPTRGLSINVMHVQARLQLRDNYLGHQFSPSDKENLQRYGDMGRAVQLIDPTSNEPFRGIIGINPETQKMTVINTDKFPIPDKLLGVPIDPSAKERLREGYSIRINNMKKDDQTFSAFVRLAASKRGFKFERIKPPKLEQIPKTRQFITSQAGERSTSATPLLDSLRFAEKGIRQTTQAHPNGVEVLVIPQADNAKYVLSIKLPQLAQAPETGKLFALPIMATKTEAEALLQLSQQLDKAIGKNQPLLPILQQIPDSVQRLLNLDFIKALNKKVDLHPSATDLQTAARPIPPLAQKQTTTASDTKRPEQTTKPAQVKSSPEAKSAKAKVSKPKTDVKPPKGHRP from the coding sequence ATGCGTCCAGTTCTAGCTGCTCACCTGGACTTATCGTCGAATTTAGTTTCTGCACCAGTCGGCCTTGAGATAAAAAAATTATTGGACGGTAAACAAACCAACATCATTCCGTTAAAGGATGGCGATGCCGCCAAGCTCAGCGTGATTAATCATCCAACGCGGGGTTTATCCATCAACGTAATGCATGTGCAGGCGCGGCTACAACTGAGAGATAACTACTTGGGTCACCAATTTAGCCCTAGTGATAAAGAAAATCTCCAGCGGTACGGAGATATGGGGCGCGCCGTTCAGCTCATCGACCCAACGTCTAATGAACCCTTTAGAGGCATCATTGGTATTAATCCGGAAACGCAAAAAATGACGGTGATCAACACCGATAAATTTCCGATACCGGATAAGTTGCTGGGCGTACCCATTGATCCGTCGGCCAAAGAGCGGTTACGGGAAGGGTACTCAATTCGCATCAATAACATGAAAAAAGATGACCAGACGTTTTCGGCCTTTGTTCGTCTGGCAGCCTCGAAGAGAGGGTTTAAGTTTGAACGCATCAAGCCACCCAAGCTTGAACAGATTCCAAAAACTCGGCAGTTCATTACCTCACAAGCTGGTGAACGGTCTACTTCGGCTACGCCATTACTGGATAGTTTGCGTTTCGCCGAGAAGGGAATAAGGCAAACAACGCAAGCTCACCCGAATGGGGTCGAAGTGTTGGTCATCCCGCAGGCCGATAACGCTAAATACGTATTATCGATAAAACTTCCCCAGCTTGCTCAGGCTCCCGAAACCGGTAAGTTATTCGCGCTACCGATCATGGCCACAAAAACTGAAGCAGAAGCTTTACTTCAACTCAGTCAGCAACTGGATAAAGCGATTGGAAAAAATCAACCGCTCCTCCCTATCCTTCAACAAATACCCGATTCCGTTCAACGTCTTTTGAACCTTGATTTTATCAAGGCGCTGAACAAAAAAGTTGACCTACACCCCAGCGCAACTGATCTCCAGACAGCTGCCCGTCCCATCCCGCCGTTAGCCCAAAAGCAAACAACGACGGCGTCGGATACCAAACGACCTGAACAAACAACCAAACCAGCCCAGGTGAAATCCAGTCCAGAGGCCAAATCAGCAAAGGCTAAAGTTAGTAAACCCAAAACAGACGTGAAGCCGCCTAAAGGCCATCGTCCGTAA